One genomic segment of Thermodesulfobacterium sp. TA1 includes these proteins:
- a CDS encoding AIR synthase-related protein, whose amino-acid sequence MIYSKLMKAVRIEVAIKPEIKDVFGLKVQKKIFTDLNLKVEKVTFIKVYLIEGDFSFELLERFAQSALCDPVIQVYTLAQPIALNLGVDFDWALEIGYRPGVTDNEGKTAEEALSYLLERPLDPQKEGVYFAKQFLIKGSLSKDDVEKIAKELLANELIERWFILNKKEFLEKNGFSYPVPRVTEYFPPVVERFNLKTLSDEELLKLSKERLLALNLEEMRKIQEFFSNPGFIKARKAVGLSEEITDVELESLAQTWSEHCKHKIFNAKIFYKDLETGEEKEIDSLFKTYIKASTEEIRREKGEKDFCLSVFVDNAGVIKLDEKWALAFKVETHNSPSALDPYGGALTGIVGVNRDPLGTGMGAKLIFNTDVFCFAPPNWNKPLPPRILHPKRIFEGVREGVEHGGNQSGIPTINGSIVFDPRYLGKPLVYCGTGGLLPFYLKDKPSWKKKANPNDLVVMIGGKIGKDGIHGATFSSEALHEGSPATAVQIGDPITQKKMVDFILKAREENLYTSITDNGAGGLSSSVGEMAKESGGAEIDLAKAPLKYPGLRPWEILVSESQERMTLAVPPDKIRRFLELAEKMGVLATVLGKFTDSGYFHVKYQDQTVAYLPLEFLHEGVPQLKLFAEWKTPSYPEKLDFEPPKDYGDILKNLLSSYNICSKEYVVRQYDHEVQGGSVIKPLVGAENDGPSDAAVLRYDLTSERGIVVSHGICPKFSDYDTYWMVANAIDEAIRNAVCVGADLEHMAGLDNFCWCDPVEGEKNPDGRYKLAQLVRANMALYDFTKAYGVPCISGKDSMKNDYLMGLGLNPNEPNPYGVGTILPDGSLKISIPPTLLFSVVAVIPKVTFAQTMEVKAPGDLVYLLGLTKEELAGSEYLNLVGIKGGFVPKPDAFINKKLYLRLRNAIYAGLVSSAHDVSDGGLAVCLAEKAFSGGFGIIVDLTAVAYQGEKREDFILFSESPGRIVVTVKKEKAQDFEALMQGLPFSLIGETTEEPYLMIKGFGEKVLIREPLKELKEAWQKPFKDW is encoded by the coding sequence ATGATATATTCAAAACTTATGAAAGCGGTGAGAATAGAAGTTGCGATTAAACCAGAAATTAAAGACGTTTTTGGACTTAAAGTCCAAAAAAAGATTTTCACAGACCTAAACCTTAAGGTTGAAAAAGTAACTTTTATCAAGGTTTATCTGATAGAAGGGGATTTTAGCTTTGAACTTTTAGAAAGGTTTGCTCAGTCTGCCCTTTGCGACCCGGTCATTCAGGTTTATACCTTAGCTCAACCGATTGCCCTAAATTTAGGGGTTGATTTTGATTGGGCTTTAGAAATAGGATATAGACCTGGGGTTACGGACAACGAGGGTAAAACCGCTGAGGAGGCCCTGTCTTACCTTCTTGAAAGACCTTTAGACCCGCAAAAAGAAGGTGTTTACTTTGCTAAGCAGTTTTTAATAAAAGGTAGTCTTTCAAAAGATGATGTAGAAAAGATAGCTAAGGAACTACTTGCCAATGAGTTGATAGAAAGATGGTTTATCCTCAACAAAAAGGAGTTTTTAGAAAAAAACGGATTTAGTTATCCTGTGCCCAGGGTTACCGAATATTTTCCTCCGGTGGTGGAACGTTTTAATCTTAAAACCCTCTCAGACGAAGAACTACTTAAGCTTTCAAAAGAAAGGCTCTTAGCCTTAAATTTAGAAGAAATGAGAAAAATTCAGGAGTTTTTTTCAAACCCTGGGTTTATAAAAGCAAGGAAAGCGGTTGGGCTCTCAGAAGAAATCACCGACGTTGAACTTGAAAGTCTTGCTCAGACCTGGTCTGAGCACTGTAAGCATAAAATCTTTAACGCTAAAATCTTTTACAAAGATTTAGAAACCGGCGAAGAAAAAGAAATAGACAGTCTTTTTAAAACTTACATCAAGGCTTCAACCGAGGAAATCAGAAGAGAAAAAGGAGAGAAGGATTTTTGTCTATCTGTTTTTGTCGATAATGCCGGGGTAATCAAGCTTGATGAAAAATGGGCTTTAGCCTTTAAAGTAGAAACTCACAACAGCCCTTCAGCCCTTGACCCATACGGTGGTGCCTTAACCGGGATAGTAGGGGTAAACAGAGACCCCTTAGGCACTGGTATGGGGGCTAAGCTGATTTTTAATACCGATGTGTTTTGCTTTGCCCCGCCTAACTGGAACAAGCCTTTACCTCCCAGGATCCTTCATCCTAAAAGGATTTTTGAAGGGGTAAGAGAAGGGGTAGAACACGGAGGCAACCAAAGCGGTATCCCTACTATAAACGGTTCTATCGTGTTTGACCCAAGATATTTAGGCAAACCTCTTGTTTACTGCGGAACAGGAGGGCTTTTACCTTTTTACCTAAAAGATAAACCTTCTTGGAAGAAAAAGGCTAACCCTAACGACTTAGTAGTAATGATAGGTGGTAAAATAGGTAAAGACGGGATACATGGGGCTACCTTTTCTTCTGAGGCTTTACATGAAGGTTCTCCTGCAACAGCGGTACAGATAGGAGACCCTATCACCCAGAAGAAGATGGTAGATTTTATCCTTAAGGCCCGAGAAGAAAACCTTTATACCTCTATTACCGATAATGGAGCAGGTGGTTTGTCCTCTTCTGTAGGGGAAATGGCTAAGGAATCAGGTGGGGCTGAGATAGACTTGGCTAAAGCCCCTTTAAAATATCCTGGGCTACGTCCTTGGGAGATTCTTGTTTCAGAAAGTCAGGAAAGGATGACCCTGGCTGTGCCTCCAGATAAAATCAGAAGGTTTTTAGAACTGGCTGAAAAAATGGGGGTTTTAGCTACGGTCTTAGGCAAGTTTACCGATTCTGGCTATTTTCATGTAAAATATCAAGACCAAACCGTAGCCTACTTGCCTTTAGAGTTTTTACACGAAGGGGTGCCTCAGTTAAAACTTTTTGCTGAATGGAAAACCCCAAGTTATCCTGAAAAACTTGATTTTGAACCTCCTAAAGATTATGGAGATATCCTTAAAAATCTGTTAAGTTCTTACAACATCTGTTCTAAAGAATATGTAGTAAGGCAATATGACCATGAGGTGCAAGGAGGGAGTGTGATCAAGCCCTTGGTTGGGGCTGAAAACGACGGCCCAAGTGATGCGGCTGTCCTTCGTTATGACCTCACTTCTGAACGTGGGATAGTGGTCTCTCATGGAATATGTCCTAAGTTTTCAGATTATGATACTTACTGGATGGTTGCCAATGCTATCGATGAGGCTATAAGAAATGCTGTATGTGTAGGGGCTGACTTAGAACATATGGCAGGTCTTGATAACTTCTGTTGGTGTGACCCTGTAGAAGGAGAAAAAAATCCAGATGGACGTTATAAGTTAGCCCAATTAGTAAGGGCTAACATGGCTCTTTACGATTTTACTAAAGCCTATGGGGTGCCTTGTATTTCAGGAAAAGACTCGATGAAAAATGACTATTTGATGGGACTTGGGTTAAACCCAAACGAACCTAATCCCTATGGTGTAGGAACTATACTTCCTGACGGAAGCTTAAAAATCTCTATCCCCCCTACCCTTCTTTTTTCTGTAGTAGCCGTCATTCCTAAGGTTACTTTTGCCCAAACGATGGAGGTAAAAGCTCCAGGAGATCTGGTATATCTTTTAGGTTTAACCAAAGAAGAACTTGCCGGTTCAGAATACTTAAATTTGGTTGGAATAAAGGGAGGTTTTGTTCCTAAACCTGATGCTTTTATTAACAAAAAACTCTATTTAAGATTAAGGAATGCCATCTATGCCGGGCTGGTATCTTCGGCTCATGATGTGTCAGATGGTGGTTTAGCGGTATGTTTGGCTGAAAAGGCCTTTTCTGGTGGTTTTGGGATAATAGTAGACCTCACAGCCGTTGCCTATCAAGGAGAAAAAAGAGAAGACTTTATCCTTTTTTCCGAAAGCCCAGGAAGAATAGTGGTTACGGTAAAAAAAGAAAAAGCTCAAGACTTTGAAGCCCTTATGCAGGGGCTTCCTTTTTCACTTATAGGAGAGACTACCGAAGAACCTTATCTGATGATAAAAGGCTTTGGAGAAAAAGTATTGATTAGAGAACCTCTTAAAGAACTGAAAGAAGCCTGGCAAAAACCTTTTAAAGATTGGTAA
- a CDS encoding zinc ribbon domain-containing protein: MPIYEFKCEECGEVFEELVLGSTEEIRCKKCKSPKVTKLMSQVAFKTGSKFVSSAGSACSTCKSGKCSSCG; the protein is encoded by the coding sequence ATGCCTATTTATGAGTTTAAATGTGAGGAATGCGGAGAGGTTTTTGAAGAACTTGTTTTGGGTTCAACCGAAGAGATAAGATGTAAAAAATGTAAGAGCCCTAAGGTAACCAAGCTTATGTCTCAAGTAGCTTTTAAGACTGGGTCTAAGTTTGTAAGCTCGGCAGGTTCTGCCTGTAGCACCTGTAAAAGCGGAAAATGTAGTAGCTGTGGATAA
- the hemC gene encoding hydroxymethylbilane synthase codes for MEIRVGTRGSKLALAQTEWVIARLKKVFPDLTFEKVIIKTTGDKILDAPLSKIGGKGLFVKEIEEALLRGEIDLAVHSLKDVPSFLAEGLEISCIPERESPFDVWVSDYAFSELPPNSKVGTSSLRRMTQLKKLRKDLEILPLRGNVDTRLRKWREGQYAGIVLAEAGLKRLSLSIEYTRFTIDELIPAVGQGALAIETRKDDLKIKTFLSALHHKPTEICIRAERAFLKTLEGGCQVPLGAYAWLEGDELFMVGFISDLEGERFYKYKEKGDPQNPEALGERLAKHLLSLGGDKILAEIYQGI; via the coding sequence GTGGAGATAAGGGTTGGTACCAGAGGAAGTAAGTTAGCTTTAGCACAAACCGAGTGGGTAATCGCTCGTCTGAAAAAAGTTTTTCCAGACCTAACCTTTGAAAAGGTTATCATTAAAACTACAGGGGACAAAATTTTAGATGCTCCGTTAAGTAAAATCGGTGGCAAAGGGCTTTTTGTTAAAGAAATAGAAGAGGCGCTCTTAAGAGGAGAAATAGATTTAGCAGTCCATAGCCTTAAAGACGTACCTTCTTTTTTAGCCGAAGGACTGGAAATCTCTTGTATTCCTGAAAGAGAGTCTCCTTTTGATGTATGGGTTTCAGATTATGCCTTCTCAGAACTTCCGCCTAACTCAAAAGTAGGAACAAGCAGTCTGAGAAGGATGACCCAGCTAAAAAAACTTAGAAAAGACTTAGAAATTTTACCCTTAAGAGGTAATGTGGACACCCGTTTAAGAAAATGGAGAGAAGGACAATATGCAGGCATTGTGCTTGCTGAAGCAGGATTAAAAAGATTAAGTCTATCTATAGAATACACAAGATTTACTATAGATGAGTTGATCCCAGCAGTAGGGCAGGGTGCCTTGGCGATAGAAACAAGAAAGGATGACCTTAAGATTAAAACTTTTCTTTCTGCCCTTCATCACAAGCCTACTGAAATATGTATAAGGGCTGAAAGGGCTTTTTTAAAAACCTTAGAGGGAGGTTGTCAGGTTCCTCTTGGGGCTTATGCCTGGCTTGAAGGTGATGAACTTTTTATGGTGGGTTTTATCAGTGATTTAGAAGGAGAAAGGTTTTATAAGTATAAAGAAAAAGGAGACCCGCAAAACCCTGAAGCCTTAGGAGAAAGACTGGCTAAACACCTTCTGTCCTTAGGTGGAGATAAGATTTTAGCTGAAATATATCAGGGGATTTAA
- the cobA gene encoding uroporphyrinogen-III C-methyltransferase has translation MTQGKVYLVGAGPGDPQLFTLKGKKLLEQADVVVYDYLANPKLLSFCKEGVEKIYVGKKGGDHTLPQEEINRLLVEKAKEGKIVVRLKGGDPFLFGRGGEELEELFKEGIPFEVVPGVTSAIAVPAYAGIPVTHRNYTSTLAIITGHEAEGKPESKIDFKALARLGTLVFLMGVKNLPYIVENLIKEGKDPKTPVALIQWGTLPKQKVATGCLENIVEEAERVGIKPPAIIVVGEVVKLRSQFSWFEKKPLLGKRIAVTRTREQASKLTSLLEELGSEVVELPLIKVEPIYELSFLERLNLYDWLVLTSENGVRFFIKALLESGKDLRALKDIKIAVIGKATAEALEKWGIRPDLMPEKNYTQEGLLEAFSKVDLKGKKVLLARAKEARDVLPQGLEKFGALVDVIPLYQTVLPEETRDIFKQEIKHGIEVITFTSSSTVKNFFKLLSELNQPVDLKNVIFASIGPITSQELINHGIIPQIEAKEYTIKGLVEALLSYFKS, from the coding sequence ATGACCCAAGGGAAGGTATATTTAGTAGGTGCTGGCCCAGGTGACCCACAACTTTTTACCCTTAAAGGCAAAAAACTCTTAGAACAGGCAGATGTGGTGGTTTACGACTATTTGGCTAACCCAAAACTTCTTTCTTTTTGTAAAGAAGGGGTAGAAAAAATTTACGTAGGTAAAAAAGGGGGGGACCATACTTTACCTCAAGAGGAAATTAATAGACTGTTGGTTGAAAAAGCTAAGGAAGGAAAAATAGTAGTAAGGCTAAAAGGAGGAGACCCTTTTCTTTTTGGGAGAGGAGGAGAAGAATTAGAAGAGCTTTTTAAGGAAGGCATCCCGTTTGAGGTGGTACCTGGGGTTACCTCTGCTATAGCAGTTCCAGCTTATGCCGGTATTCCTGTTACCCATAGAAATTATACCTCAACCCTTGCCATCATCACCGGTCATGAGGCAGAAGGTAAACCTGAGAGCAAGATAGATTTTAAAGCCTTGGCAAGGCTTGGGACTTTAGTTTTTTTGATGGGGGTTAAAAATCTCCCTTATATCGTAGAAAATTTGATAAAAGAAGGAAAAGACCCAAAAACTCCGGTAGCCTTAATTCAGTGGGGCACCTTACCTAAACAAAAGGTAGCTACCGGATGTTTAGAAAACATCGTAGAAGAGGCAGAACGGGTTGGAATAAAGCCTCCTGCCATAATAGTAGTAGGTGAGGTGGTAAAATTAAGGTCTCAGTTTAGTTGGTTTGAGAAAAAACCTCTTTTGGGTAAGCGTATAGCGGTTACCCGCACCAGAGAGCAGGCAAGCAAGCTTACTTCTTTGCTTGAAGAGCTTGGGTCAGAGGTGGTCGAACTTCCTTTAATAAAGGTTGAACCTATTTATGAGCTTAGTTTTTTAGAAAGACTAAACCTTTATGATTGGCTGGTTTTGACTTCAGAAAACGGAGTTAGGTTTTTTATAAAGGCCCTTTTAGAAAGCGGAAAAGACTTAAGAGCCTTAAAGGATATAAAAATAGCGGTGATAGGGAAGGCAACCGCTGAAGCTTTAGAAAAATGGGGAATTAGACCTGACCTTATGCCTGAGAAAAATTATACTCAAGAAGGACTTTTAGAGGCATTTTCTAAGGTAGACCTTAAAGGTAAAAAAGTGCTTCTTGCTCGGGCAAAAGAGGCAAGGGATGTTTTACCTCAGGGATTAGAAAAGTTTGGGGCTTTGGTAGATGTAATCCCACTTTATCAGACCGTTCTTCCAGAAGAAACCAGAGATATTTTTAAACAAGAGATAAAACACGGTATAGAGGTTATTACCTTTACCAGTTCTTCGACCGTTAAAAACTTTTTTAAGCTTTTGTCAGAACTAAACCAACCAGTAGACCTGAAAAATGTGATTTTTGCTTCTATCGGCCCTATAACTTCTCAAGAACTTATTAACCACGGCATCATCCCTCAGATTGAGGCTAAAGAATATACGATAAAAGGTTTGGTAGAAGCCCTTTTGAGTTATTTTAAAAGTTAA
- the tyrS gene encoding tyrosine--tRNA ligase, producing MKEEIKKALDLIKRGTVDLIEEEELIKKLERSYKEGKPLKIKAGFDPTAPDLHLGHTVLLRKMKQFQDLGHEVYFLIGDFTAMIGDPTGRSETRPPLTKEQVLENAKTYKEQVFKILDPEKTKIVFNSQWLAKMNAEDMIRLCAKYTVARILEREDFKKRFESGLPISIHELIYPLFQAYDSVALEADVELGGTDQLFNLLIGRDIQREYGQEPQVILTLPILEGLDGVQKMSKSLGNYVGIMEPPQEMFGKLMSIPDELMWKYYLLLTEFSEEEIEKMKTSVEKGDLHPKEAKKRLASYIVSQFHSKEAALKAEEEFERVFSRKELPTEVPTINIPAGKIWVPGLLKDQGLVKSNSEARRLIAQKAIDLNKEVLTQEEIELSPGEYVFRVGKKKFLKVVVI from the coding sequence ATGAAAGAGGAAATTAAAAAGGCGTTAGACCTTATAAAAAGAGGAACGGTTGACCTGATAGAAGAAGAGGAGCTAATAAAGAAGCTTGAAAGGTCTTACAAAGAGGGGAAGCCTCTCAAAATAAAGGCAGGTTTTGACCCTACAGCCCCTGACCTTCATCTTGGCCATACGGTGCTTTTAAGAAAAATGAAACAGTTTCAGGATCTTGGGCATGAAGTCTATTTTTTGATAGGGGATTTTACCGCCATGATAGGAGACCCTACCGGAAGGTCTGAAACCCGTCCACCTCTTACTAAAGAGCAGGTTTTAGAGAATGCAAAAACTTATAAAGAGCAGGTTTTTAAGATTTTAGACCCTGAAAAAACCAAAATCGTTTTTAACAGTCAGTGGTTGGCTAAAATGAACGCCGAAGACATGATAAGACTTTGTGCTAAGTATACCGTTGCAAGGATACTTGAAAGAGAAGATTTTAAGAAAAGATTTGAAAGCGGGCTTCCTATCAGCATTCATGAGCTTATTTATCCTCTTTTTCAGGCTTATGATTCTGTTGCCCTTGAGGCAGACGTAGAGTTGGGAGGTACAGACCAGCTTTTTAACCTTTTAATCGGAAGGGACATTCAGAGAGAATACGGGCAAGAGCCACAGGTTATTCTTACGCTACCGATATTAGAGGGGCTTGACGGAGTTCAGAAGATGAGCAAAAGCCTTGGCAACTATGTAGGGATTATGGAGCCTCCTCAAGAGATGTTTGGTAAGCTTATGTCTATCCCTGATGAGCTTATGTGGAAATACTATCTCCTTCTTACTGAGTTTTCAGAAGAAGAGATAGAAAAGATGAAAACTTCGGTAGAGAAGGGAGACCTACATCCTAAGGAAGCAAAGAAAAGGTTAGCAAGCTACATAGTTTCTCAGTTTCATTCAAAAGAGGCAGCTCTTAAAGCAGAAGAAGAGTTTGAGAGGGTTTTTAGCAGAAAAGAACTTCCTACCGAGGTGCCTACCATAAATATACCTGCAGGTAAGATATGGGTTCCTGGTTTGTTGAAAGATCAAGGTTTAGTAAAAAGTAATTCTGAAGCAAGACGTCTTATTGCTCAAAAGGCTATAGATTTAAACAAAGAGGTTTTAACCCAAGAAGAAATAGAGCTCTCACCAGGAGAATATGTATTTAGAGTAGGAAAAAAGAAGTTTCTAAAGGTAGTAGTAATTTAG
- a CDS encoding lipid II flippase MurJ → MKSKIKQILSEIFVLNTKPESIRYALIRSSFLNLFARFAGYLKHLAIAILLGFSYQTDAVFMALSLLGIFLIFADVFDSIGVPNLVEARLQGEEAFKKLSALLLTFTLILASFLSLLSIVLFPLIKQIPIGFSKEAKDYLEVSYFFLLPYLFLNFIFHHFGAILRSLRRFTEYFLGELIFSVSSFILTALGLYFFRDFRVIPISFSISQGLATLFLVSRAREFIHLKFYVDERVMLILNHFFYLSALYGVFHLYILVDRVFGSLTGEKGVSALTYGLMVATVPRNVVKLEHMAITALSEVKASIEKINFYIKYSLLIGIPFALGIFIFGKVAVSFIFGYGRFSMTDVELTAEATRYYALSLAFMFIWPIMYRAFQVLNWLKPVFFVAVAGVLANAFFNYLFVVVYRLGIKGICLGTFSAYFFICLLSYFVLYYRQKEGI, encoded by the coding sequence TTGAAATCTAAGATTAAACAAATTTTATCAGAGATTTTTGTCTTAAACACAAAACCTGAGAGTATAAGATATGCCTTAATAAGATCTTCTTTTTTAAACCTTTTTGCAAGGTTTGCAGGTTATCTAAAGCACTTAGCTATTGCTATCCTTCTTGGCTTTAGCTATCAAACCGATGCGGTTTTTATGGCTTTATCCCTGCTTGGGATTTTTCTTATCTTTGCTGATGTCTTTGACTCAATAGGAGTCCCAAATTTAGTTGAGGCAAGACTCCAAGGAGAAGAAGCCTTTAAAAAGTTATCAGCCCTTTTACTTACCTTTACTCTAATTTTAGCTTCTTTTTTGTCTCTCCTTTCAATAGTGCTTTTTCCCCTTATAAAACAAATTCCTATAGGTTTTAGCAAAGAGGCTAAAGACTACTTAGAAGTTTCCTACTTTTTCCTTCTTCCATATCTTTTTTTAAACTTTATTTTTCATCATTTTGGGGCAATCCTAAGAAGCCTTCGCAGGTTTACTGAGTATTTTTTAGGAGAACTAATTTTTTCGGTTTCAAGTTTTATTTTAACGGCCTTAGGTCTTTATTTTTTTCGCGATTTTAGAGTGATTCCTATCTCTTTTTCGATTTCTCAAGGGTTAGCAACCCTTTTTTTGGTTTCAAGAGCAAGGGAATTTATTCATTTAAAGTTTTATGTTGATGAAAGGGTTATGCTAATTTTAAATCACTTTTTCTATCTTTCTGCTTTATATGGTGTTTTTCATCTTTATATTCTTGTTGACAGAGTTTTTGGTTCTCTTACAGGAGAGAAGGGGGTTTCTGCCTTAACTTATGGTTTAATGGTTGCAACAGTGCCTCGCAATGTAGTTAAGCTTGAGCACATGGCAATAACCGCTTTATCTGAAGTAAAGGCCTCTATAGAAAAAATAAACTTTTATATTAAGTATTCCCTTTTGATAGGTATTCCCTTTGCGTTAGGTATTTTTATTTTTGGTAAAGTAGCGGTTTCATTCATCTTTGGCTACGGAAGATTTAGCATGACGGATGTAGAACTTACAGCAGAAGCAACCAGATATTATGCCTTAAGCCTTGCTTTTATGTTTATTTGGCCTATCATGTACCGTGCCTTTCAGGTGTTAAACTGGCTAAAGCCGGTTTTTTTCGTAGCGGTTGCTGGTGTCCTTGCCAATGCCTTTTTTAATTACCTTTTTGTCGTTGTGTATCGCCTTGGGATAAAAGGAATATGCTTAGGAACTTTTTCTGCATATTTTTTTATTTGTTTATTAAGTTATTTTGTGCTATATTATAGGCAAAAAGAGGGGATCTGA
- a CDS encoding bifunctional 2-polyprenyl-6-hydroxyphenol methylase/3-demethylubiquinol 3-O-methyltransferase UbiG, with the protein MGTEIFCPICEEKVSLDSFREVYVSPYNNQEYKRYECPNCDVHWWEPLKIIPEFYESEVFEVYVTFHEGIRELPERCKPFFYLFPSQVRGRLLDVGCGDGVFLKHAKKASFEVWGIDFDKKSVEVARKALNTNTIYAMNLEEFYEYARKEGLKFDVITFFDVLEHQDKPREFLRMVRELLKEGGYIAGTVPNRERPFAKDIDWKYFHVDYPPHHFLRFSKYSLEKVLKLSGFSEVSVRRLDFTFKDLILCVERKFFGDLHGLKHKLKVMVLGSKRRARGYAVEDLDKVSQKVRATVLKALKLGRNLALLPFALLYLGKLKGNKGNGSHLYFQAKD; encoded by the coding sequence ATGGGGACTGAAATTTTTTGTCCTATATGCGAGGAGAAAGTTTCTTTAGATAGCTTCAGGGAGGTTTATGTATCTCCCTACAACAACCAAGAATACAAGCGCTACGAGTGTCCAAACTGCGATGTTCATTGGTGGGAGCCGTTAAAGATTATCCCGGAGTTTTATGAAAGTGAAGTATTTGAAGTTTATGTGACTTTCCATGAAGGAATTAGAGAATTACCTGAACGGTGCAAACCTTTCTTTTATTTATTTCCATCACAAGTGAGAGGCAGGCTACTTGACGTGGGATGTGGCGATGGTGTGTTTTTAAAACATGCAAAGAAAGCGAGTTTTGAAGTGTGGGGAATCGATTTTGACAAAAAGTCTGTAGAAGTGGCAAGGAAAGCCTTAAACACAAACACCATCTATGCCATGAATCTTGAAGAGTTTTATGAGTACGCAAGGAAAGAAGGGCTTAAGTTTGACGTTATAACCTTCTTTGATGTTCTTGAGCATCAGGATAAGCCGAGGGAGTTTTTAAGAATGGTCAGGGAGCTCTTAAAGGAAGGAGGTTATATAGCTGGAACTGTGCCAAATAGGGAGAGGCCTTTTGCTAAAGATATTGATTGGAAGTATTTTCACGTTGATTATCCACCTCATCATTTTCTCCGTTTTTCAAAGTATTCTCTGGAAAAAGTTTTAAAGCTTTCTGGGTTTTCGGAGGTAAGCGTAAGAAGGCTGGATTTTACTTTTAAGGACTTGATTCTTTGTGTAGAAAGGAAGTTCTTTGGCGACTTACACGGCCTAAAGCATAAGCTTAAGGTAATGGTGCTTGGAAGCAAAAGAAGGGCAAGAGGGTATGCGGTGGAGGATTTGGACAAAGTATCTCAAAAGGTACGTGCTACAGTATTGAAGGCATTAAAGCTTGGAAGAAATTTGGCTCTTTTACCTTTTGCTCTCTTATACTTGGGAAAGCTTAAAGGGAATAAAGGGAATGGAAGTCATCTTTATTTTCAGGCTAAAGATTAA
- a CDS encoding glycosyltransferase → MFLIPHLWSGGAERVLKNLTDGLRDYENYIVLFENVVKYNVNGELVILNSLASKNLVKKLINLPIRYYKIRKLKKEIKPYAVVSLLEPANFYNAITKLKNQKVILSLHSNYTTTFKEDPFFGDNITRKILFFVYKLVFKIFYNKADYIVAVSKDVALDAVRSFGMNSEKVVVIYNPYPIENIEELAKEDLGWWERVFEGPVIITAGRLTKQKGQWYLLRVFRQLKETYKDLKLVILGEGELKEYLVTLSEELGLRTFVWDRDSFSEDFDVYFLGFQKNPFKFIARSKLFVFPSLWEGFPNALVEAMACGVPVVSSDCRSGPREILAPNTDVEYQTEKPEFAEYGVLMPVFDVKFKSAKEPLEEKERMWVEILEKLIKDEELRKAYSIKGKQRAEDFSLEKIVEEWKRLIEGV, encoded by the coding sequence ATGTTTTTAATACCACATTTATGGAGCGGAGGAGCAGAGAGAGTTTTAAAAAATCTTACAGATGGACTTAGGGATTACGAAAATTACATAGTTCTATTTGAAAATGTTGTTAAGTATAATGTAAATGGAGAATTAGTAATTCTAAATAGTCTAGCATCAAAAAATCTTGTCAAAAAACTTATCAATCTTCCCATTAGATACTACAAAATAAGAAAGCTAAAAAAGGAAATAAAACCATATGCAGTAGTGAGCCTGCTTGAGCCTGCCAACTTTTACAACGCCATAACTAAACTCAAAAACCAAAAAGTAATATTATCCCTACACTCAAACTATACAACCACCTTTAAAGAAGATCCTTTTTTTGGGGACAACATAACAAGAAAAATCTTATTTTTTGTCTACAAGCTTGTTTTTAAAATTTTCTACAACAAAGCAGATTACATAGTTGCAGTATCAAAAGATGTAGCTTTGGATGCGGTAAGAAGTTTTGGGATGAACTCAGAAAAAGTGGTAGTTATTTACAATCCTTATCCAATAGAAAACATAGAGGAGTTAGCAAAGGAGGATTTAGGGTGGTGGGAAAGGGTATTTGAAGGTCCAGTAATCATCACCGCTGGCAGACTAACCAAACAGAAAGGTCAGTGGTATCTCTTAAGAGTTTTTAGGCAGTTAAAAGAAACCTACAAAGATCTGAAGCTTGTCATACTTGGAGAAGGCGAGCTAAAGGAATACTTAGTAACGCTTTCGGAAGAGCTTGGACTGAGGACCTTTGTTTGGGACAGAGACAGCTTTTCTGAAGATTTTGACGTTTATTTTCTTGGCTTCCAAAAAAACCCTTTTAAGTTTATTGCAAGGTCAAAGCTTTTTGTCTTTCCATCACTTTGGGAGGGTTTTCCTAACGCTTTGGTTGAAGCCATGGCTTGTGGTGTGCCTGTTGTTTCTTCTGATTGTAGGAGTGGTCCAAGGGAGATACTGGCACCCAACACTGATGTGGAGTATCAGACTGAAAAGCCAGAGTTTGCAGAGTATGGTGTGCTTATGCCTGTTTTTGATGTAAAATTTAAATCAGCAAAGGAGCCGTTGGAAGAAAAGGAAAGGATGTGGGTGGAAATTTTAGAAAAGCTGATAAAGGATGAGGAGCTTAGAAAAGCTTATTCAATCAAGGGGAAACAAAGAGCTGAAGATTTCAGCTTGGAGAAAATTGTGGAAGAATGGAAAAGATTGATAGAAGGTGTTTGA